A stretch of the Rhodospirillaceae bacterium genome encodes the following:
- a CDS encoding class II aldolase and adducin N-terminal domain-containing protein: protein MSVHLLFSGRPKLDHRKARADLAAAFRWAARLNLHEAVANHFSLAVNPAGTRFLMNPNQRHFSRIRASDLLELDANDPVTLSRPGAPDPTAWGLHGSLHRRCPHARCVMHVHSVFATVLASLEDSRLPPIDQNTATFYNRMIVDEDFAGLAFEAEGERCASMLSDPNVRVMVMGNHGLLVIGDGVADAFNRLYHFERAAATYIRALQTGRSLRVMPADIAERTASEIEGYPGQAERHFAEIRAILDAEGSDYAD, encoded by the coding sequence ATGAGTGTCCATTTGTTGTTTTCGGGCCGGCCGAAGCTTGACCACCGGAAGGCCCGGGCCGATCTGGCCGCCGCCTTCCGCTGGGCTGCGCGTCTCAATTTGCACGAAGCGGTCGCCAACCATTTCAGCCTGGCGGTTAACCCGGCGGGCACCCGCTTCCTGATGAACCCGAACCAAAGGCATTTCAGCCGGATCCGGGCGTCGGACCTGCTGGAGCTGGATGCGAACGATCCCGTTACGCTGTCCCGGCCGGGCGCCCCGGACCCGACGGCATGGGGACTGCACGGGTCGTTGCATCGCCGCTGCCCGCACGCCCGTTGCGTCATGCACGTTCACTCCGTCTTCGCGACGGTGCTGGCGAGCCTGGAAGACAGCAGGCTGCCGCCGATCGACCAGAATACGGCGACCTTCTACAACCGGATGATCGTCGATGAAGACTTTGCCGGCCTCGCCTTCGAGGCCGAGGGCGAACGCTGCGCCAGCATGCTTTCCGACCCGAACGTCCGGGTCATGGTGATGGGCAACCATGGCCTGCTCGTCATTGGTGACGGCGTGGCCGATGCCTTCAACCGGCTCTACCATTTCGAGCGTGCGGCGGCGACCTATATCCGCGCCCTGCAGACCGGCAGGTCGCTGCGGGTGATGCCCGCCGACATTGCGGAAAGGACCGCCTCCGAAATCGAAGGGTATCCGGGCCAGGCCGAACGGCATTTCGCCGAAATCAGGGCCATCCTCGACGCGGAAGGCTCCGACTATGCCGACTGA